A single genomic interval of Zingiber officinale cultivar Zhangliang chromosome 4A, Zo_v1.1, whole genome shotgun sequence harbors:
- the LOC121969970 gene encoding cyclin-dependent kinase inhibitor 4-like isoform X2, with amino-acid sequence MTKSQGPGEGKYAKKPDVCGEAKAEGKDASHLPYLGVRTRAQTLALRNLEESSPEATSSYLQLRNRRLEKHSCSPSSARSRAAPKSRLNVCHGPSRQIGGNKVSAKKEFVGLATRFSKKVITEVGSSLETSVGENVLEFDANRSDRETTPCSLIRNSDAIETRGSTTRPTYSTANKLQQLPITSSIPSASEVEMERLFSGPEQIQQRRYNFDFANDKPLPGRYEWEKLDSSLCRQTKGRL; translated from the exons ATGACGAAATCGCAGGGTCCTGGAGAGGGTAAGTACGCGAAGAAGCCCGATGTCTGCGGAGAAGCGAAGGCAGAGGGGAAAGACGCATCCCATCTGCCGTACCTCGGGGTCCGCACCAGGGCCCAAACCCTTGCCCTCAGAAACCTCGAGGAATCCTCCCCGGAAGCCACCTCTTCCTACCTCCAGCTCCGGAATCGACGACTCGAGAAGCACTCCTGCTCTCCCTCCTCCGCCAGGTCCCGAGCAGCCCCCAAGAGCAGGCTCAATGTTTGCCATGGCCCTAGCCGCCAGATCGGCGGCAATAAGGTATCCGCTAAAAAGGAGTTTGTAGGGCTCGCGACTCGCTTCTCGAAGAAGGTAATTACCGAGGTCGGTTCTAGTTTGGAGACTTCCGTTGGGGAAAATGTTCTCGAATTCGACGCGAACAG GAGTGACAGAGAAACCACACCCTGCAGTCTGATAAGGAATTCAGATGCCATAGAAACTCGTGGGTCAACAACCCGGCCTACCTACTCGACTGCAAACAAGCTGCAGCAGCTACCAATTACCAGTAGCATCCCATCTGCATCTGAGGTGGAAATGGAAAGGCTTTTTTCTGGGCCTGAACAAATCCAACAGAGAAG GTACAACTTTGATTTTGCGAATGATAAGCCTCTCCCAGGCCGTTATGAATGGGAAAAACTGGACTCTTCTCTGTGCAGGCAAACCAAAGGGCGCCTATAA
- the LOC121969970 gene encoding cyclin-dependent kinase inhibitor 4-like isoform X1 has protein sequence MTKSQGPGEGKYAKKPDVCGEAKAEGKDASHLPYLGVRTRAQTLALRNLEESSPEATSSYLQLRNRRLEKHSCSPSSARSRAAPKSRLNVCHGPSRQIGGNKVSAKKEFVGLATRFSKKVITEVGSSLETSVGENVLEFDANRSDRETTPCSLIRNSDAIETRGSTTRPTYSTANKLQQLPITSSIPSASEVEMERLFSGPEQIQQRRFMEKYNFDFANDKPLPGRYEWEKLDSSLCRQTKGRL, from the exons ATGACGAAATCGCAGGGTCCTGGAGAGGGTAAGTACGCGAAGAAGCCCGATGTCTGCGGAGAAGCGAAGGCAGAGGGGAAAGACGCATCCCATCTGCCGTACCTCGGGGTCCGCACCAGGGCCCAAACCCTTGCCCTCAGAAACCTCGAGGAATCCTCCCCGGAAGCCACCTCTTCCTACCTCCAGCTCCGGAATCGACGACTCGAGAAGCACTCCTGCTCTCCCTCCTCCGCCAGGTCCCGAGCAGCCCCCAAGAGCAGGCTCAATGTTTGCCATGGCCCTAGCCGCCAGATCGGCGGCAATAAGGTATCCGCTAAAAAGGAGTTTGTAGGGCTCGCGACTCGCTTCTCGAAGAAGGTAATTACCGAGGTCGGTTCTAGTTTGGAGACTTCCGTTGGGGAAAATGTTCTCGAATTCGACGCGAACAG GAGTGACAGAGAAACCACACCCTGCAGTCTGATAAGGAATTCAGATGCCATAGAAACTCGTGGGTCAACAACCCGGCCTACCTACTCGACTGCAAACAAGCTGCAGCAGCTACCAATTACCAGTAGCATCCCATCTGCATCTGAGGTGGAAATGGAAAGGCTTTTTTCTGGGCCTGAACAAATCCAACAGAGAAGGTTCATGGAGAA GTACAACTTTGATTTTGCGAATGATAAGCCTCTCCCAGGCCGTTATGAATGGGAAAAACTGGACTCTTCTCTGTGCAGGCAAACCAAAGGGCGCCTATAA